The Salinivibrio kushneri DNA segment GTCAAAAAATCGATTATCAAGGAAGCCAGATACGCTTTATCGCGCCTGATGCGCTGTTGCAAGACGCGCCAGCGGCAGACTTGTTACTGGTTGATGAGGCCGCGGCGATCCCGCTTCCAATCATAAGCCAATGGCTTAATCAATACAGTCGCGTCGCGATTGCCACGACAGAGCATGGCTATGAAGGGACAGGACGGGCTTTTACGCTCCGACTCAAGCAAATGCTGGATGCAGAGCAGCCACAATGGCGTACCTTAAAGCTCACCGCCCCCATGCGATGGGCTGATGATGATCCGGTTGAGCGTACCTTGAATGCCCTCTTTTTACTCAATGGCGACGACGACTTAGCGACGGAACGGGCCGATATGCTTGAGACCGAGTGGGTTAAAAATGTGGTGATTGAACCGATTAGCCGTCACCAGTTGTATCAAGACGAGGCGTGTTTACGGCAGTTATTCACATTACTGATCGCGGCCCATTATCAAACATCGCCTAACGATTTAGCCCGTCTTCTGGACGATGACGCTCTCTTAATCTTTGCCGGCTGGCGCAACGATAAGTTGGTTGCCGCGTGTGTCGTGAGTCAAGAGGGTGGGGTTGATTGGCAAACGTGCCAGGCGGTCGTTGCGGGGCAACGCCGGATAAAAGGGCATCTGTTTAGCCAATCTGTCGCCGCGCATTTGGGGGAGGCTGAGGTCTTGCACGACAGGCTTTGGCGCGTGCAACGTATTGCCGTATCCGAGCCCTATCGACACCAAGGCGTCGGTCGACGGTTGCTCGCCGTCGTGAATCAACACGCGGCTGAAGCCTCGGTAGTTGGGGTAGGGGTTAGCTTCGGTGCAACCGCATCGTTGACGCCGTTTTGGTTTAAGCAAGGGTTTAAGCCGGTTAAACTGGGATTGAAACGCGATCAAGCCAGTGGCTGCTACTCACTGCAAATGATTAAACCTATCCAGCCATTGAGATGGTGTGATCTGGCGTTGCGCTTGTTTAGGCAAAGTCTTCCCATTCAGATGCTCACTAGCCATCAACGGATGGAAACGGACATTGCTATGTCTATCATTGCAGGGTTACCAACCACACCGCTACCGGAGGAAGTAAGACAACAACTCGATGGGTTTGTAGCCGGTGGTGTAGGAGTCGATGCTGCCCTATCGAGTCTACAGGCTTGGTTATATCATCATATTCGTTGTGACGGGAAAAAGGGCGAGAACGCCACACTCCCCATTCTGGTTAGCCGTATTTTGTTAGGGTTGCCTTGGTCTGTGGTTTGCACCCGATATCAGCTTGCGGGAAAGAAGGACGCGGAATCTCGAATACGGGACTATGTTCACATGCACCTGACGACATGAGCGATTTACACTGTAAACGAAACACGCGGCATTGGCTTGATTTACAGTGTAAACGCTGTCACGCTTGACACGTATTTACACTGTAAATCGTTCTAATGTCGATCATTGTGGGGAGCATGAAGAGGGTCAATGAATTAATCCTACCCTGGTCACGTTTTTATCAGTGATCCTGCTCCCATAAACGATAAACCTGTATAATTTATTATAAATGAGACAATTGCGCACACTGGCATTGGATTTGGACTAATCTAGTCAGTGACGACAGTCGAGCGTAACGTTCCACAAGATGATGGAGCAAGCGCGTTGCCAAGTGGTTTACTGGGCTAATAAAGCCGCCACAAGGATCAGATAGGCAGGAAGCGAGATGCTAGACGATATCCTCCGCGTCTCTCAGGATGGTCAGCGTGTATATTTATCGGCAGGGAACGTCGAGCATACAAATGGCCAACCCATAGAGAAAAAACAGATTAAGGACTGGTTGGTGAGCAATCAAGTCGATGGCTTTTTTTGTTTTGATGATACGATAGAGTCAGCCCTCACCAAGTTAAATGCCTCGCCGGATGATGCTGAGTCGGAAGATTTCATTATAGCAGAACGCCGTGATGCAACTATCGAGGCGCGTATCGCCGATGATAAAATGACGGCCTATTTGATCGTTAACGGCGCTTGTGGCGGGCGTGGACTGAAAGCCGATGACATTCTTTCGACACTGCGTGATGCTAATATTGTTCGAGGGATAAAAAAACCAACCCTGCAAAAACTTCTCTCCGCATCAGGAAAGCTCAAACCTGGTGAATATCTCGATGTGCCCGTTGCATTCGGCCGACAGCCTATCGCCGGCGAAGATGCACACCTTGTCTATCTCATTGAAGATCCTACCGAGCGTGTTCGTCGTCCCAAACAGCGTGAAGATGGAACCGTTGATATGCGTGATTTGGGGGAAATGGTGATGGTGAAGCAAGGACAGCCTTTAGCCAAACTGATCCCAGAAACGTCGGGTTATGAGGGCTTCACGGTCACTGGCTCAGTGTTGTCGACCTCGTCCGGTCAGCCAATGACACTCACCGCTCACCCAGGTAGTGAGTTCAGTAACAAAGATCCGAATATTTTGGTGGCGACCATGGCCGGGATCCCTCGGTTACAAAAAGACGGCGTGGCTGTCGATGATGCCTTGAGCTTAGATGCGGTTGATGTCGGTACTGGGCATGTCAACTTTGAAGGCAGTGTGGTGATTAAAGGGGATGTCGAAGTGGGTATGAAGGTCACGGCATCGGGAACCGTCACGGTAGGAGGAGTGGTAGAATCGGCGACCATCACCGCCGGTGCCGACATTATTGTCCAGAACGGGATTATCGGCCGACAAGTTGCAGCCGATTCTGATATTAATTGTACCCTGATTGCGGAGGGCAATATCGTTGCCAAGTTCGCGCAGTATGCCACGCTCTGTGCCAATCAAAACCTAGAACTTACCTTGCATGCGATGCACTGCAAAACACATGTGGGGCAGTCAATCATCATTACTGATGCCACCAAGCGCAAAGGGACATTAGCGGGCGGTCAACATGAAGTCGGTGAGAAAGTACAGGCGGTGATTATCGGCGCCAGCGCAGGGGCGCATACGTATATCCATTGTTTCCCGCGTCTGCCGATACTTAAACGGGAACTCGTCAATCTAAACAAAAGCTGGGAAGAGAAAAGTGCCCAACTGGACAAGATCCAGGCGGCAGAGAAAAAACTTGACGCTGTTCCAGAAGAGAAGCGCGACGCCGCGATGGTGGAAAGAATAAGTTCGACACGCGAGCACCTTTCTACCGAGCTAAGTGAAATAGAAGCCACGGTGGAAGAAACAGATGCGGCGATAGAAAGCGGATACAAAGCCGCCAGTATCATTGCGACTAAGTCATTACTGAATCGTGTCCATTGTACTATCGGCGAAGACAAGCACGTGATTCACTCAGAGCATGGTCCATCACATTTGTTTTATGATAATGCGGCGATTGAATTAAAGCCGTATCAAGCCAATGGTTAATGCTGGTTTACAGTGTAAACTGTTAGCCAACCTTACGGATTTTCCCTTCTTTTAAGGCTTGAAGTACCGCTTTTTTCGGGCCATCTGCGACCACACATCCTTCCTCCATCACAATAAGACGGTCAACCACATCCAGCATGCTGGTTTTGTGGGTACTGAGAATGAGTGTCTCCTCTCTGCGTAAATCTTTTAGCTGGGTCTTAATGAACTGCTCTGTGCGGTTATCCATCTGACTGGTTGGCTCGTCGAGTAAAACCACCGGTGGGCGGCCTAAAAAGGCGCGAGCAATTGCAACGGCTTGCCGTTGTCCCCCGGACAATAAGGCACCGCCTTCTCCAACCTGTCTTTCTAGTCCAGAGGCATGGCGTTGGGTGAAACTTAACACACCGGAACGGGTCGCGGCGTCCATAATATCAATATCATCAGCGAGTGGTTGGCCTAGGGTCATATTGTCTCTGATTGAGCCAAAGAATAGGGTCGGCTCTTGAGGAACAAAACCGACATTGCGACGCACGTCGATATAATGAAGCTGTGAGATATCGGTATCATCGATGGCAACCGAGCCTTGGGTGGGAGAATAAAGACCGACTATCAGACGGGCAAGCGTTGTTTTTCCTGAACCCACCCGGCCAATAATACCGACTTTTTCTCCCGGATAAATACGAAAGGACACCTGGCGCAAGGCGAGGGCAGTGGTGTTGGGGTAATGAAAGTCAACGTTGTCGAGTTCGATTTTGCCACGCAGCATCGGGCGATGAATATAACGTTTACCCTCGGTTTGTTCCGTGGGCAATGCCATGAGTTGGTCGATAATATCGAGTGCTGATTTTGCTTGGTGATAGCGCGTGGATAACAAAGATAGCTGAACCAAGGGCGCTACCGCTCTTGAGCTGAGCATGCTTGCCGCAATCAATCCCCCCATTGTCAGTTCGCCTGCGGCTATTTGGTAGACACCAAATACAATCATACTGACGATGACAAACTGCTGAACAAAACTGGCCGAGTTATGGACCGAGTCTGTGAGACGACGTGTTTTGATGCTCCAGTTTGCCATATGGGCAACGGCTTCTTCCCAGCGATACTGAAACTGACTCTCTGCCCCGAATATTTTAATGGTCTCAAGCCCTGATAAGCTCTCTATGAGGTTGGCGTTCTTTTGTGAAGAAAGACGTGTCCCTTCCTCAATCGTGCGCCTCAGGGGCTTTTGGATCAGCCATGCGTGGATAACCAGTAACGTAACCGCAATGATAGGGACGATCACCAAAGGACCGGCGACAAACCAAATCACGAGTAAGAAAATGATGGCAAAGGGGAGATCGATGAGTGTGGATATCGACGCAGAGGTAAAGAACTCGCGAATGGATTCAAACTCTTGCATATGTCGCGCAAATGCCCCCACTGAAGGTGGTTTGGCGTCCATTCTCACCCCGATGACTTTGGCATAGATACGGGACGAAATAAGCAAATCCGTTTTCTTACCGGCAATATCAATAAAGTAACTACGGAGCAACTTAAGGAGTAAGTCGAAGACAAAAATGACCAAAATCCCACTGGCGAGCACCCAAAGTGAATCGAAGGCCAAGTTAGGCACGATTTTGTCGTAAACGAGACGAGAAAAGAGTGGCACACTGATCGCGAAGGCATTAATAAAGAGTGAGGCGATTAAGACATCTCGGTAAATATGACGCGATTGCCAAAGCGTGCCCCAAAACCAGTGGCTCTCATCCTTCACTTGTGCGTCTGGCGCGCGTTCATCAAAGCGGTATTGCTTTTTCAGTAAAAAAAGGCGTCCCAGATAGGCATCGTTAAGATCATCAAGCATCACCCAACGAGGTGTCATATCCGCATGCGGCAAAACGATTTCCGCACGCCCCTTTTTTGCATCCATTTCGAGTACGACGCACGCGTCGTTATCTTTCATTAGCAAAATGGCTGGGCAGAGCAGCGAAGAGAGGCGTTCGAGCGGCATCGTTTCTTCTTTCGCGACAATCCCCGCTCGTTCAGCCGCGCGGGGAAGTAAAAAAGGTGAGAGGTAGCCGTCGGAGATAGGGAGTCCAGACACAAGGGCATCGGGGGAGTTCGCGTTACCGAAGTAACGCGATACATAAATCAATGATTGCAGGAGCGGATCTTTAACCATGGCTGTCCTGAGTGTTATTGAAGATATAGCCTTGGAAACCATTGACGAAAAGCTCGGAAAGGTGAGCAAGTTGTGCGTCTGTTTCCACGCGTGTCGCGATAGTGGTGATATTTAGGTTATGCGCGGTGCGACAAATTGATGCCAAGACATGCCCTTGGGCATCGTCTTCTATATGGCTGGTATAGGCAAAGTCTATTTTTACGTAATCGGGCTTAAAGCGTTGTAAGTAATCCAAAGACTGGAAGTTGCGACCATAATTATCGACGCCAAATTGGAAGCCTGCTTGGCGGATTTGATCGATCAACAAGCCAGTGTGATCAGCATGACGAACAAAAGCGACCTCTGGGATCTCAAATAACAGTTGGCCGGCCAGTTTGCGGTGCTGATACAAGGTTGTTCCCAACCAACGAATAAACGACGCATTGGTCACACTACTCAAGGTGAGATTCACCGCCAATGGCCCGACACTGGCGTCTTGAGATAATGTCTTAAGCACGTGAGTAATGACATACTTATCGAGGGTCTCACCCAGCTGGAGCTGTTCCACGGCCCCTAAAAAGTGCCCAGCCCCATAATACTGGTCGTCTTTTTCTATCGCAGAAAAGACCTCTTGATGCAGTCGGTTTGATTCGCTGTCTGTGGCGGGTTGGTATTTGAACACAAACAGCTCTTGTGCGACGGCTTCATGCAGCAGTGCTTTCCATTGCTGTTTACCCATTGCAGCGTCACCGATGGATTGGTCAATCAGTACGACAGGGTGCTCTGGCGTATTGCGTGCTTGTGATAAGGCATTATCTGCTTGTGACAGTAGCACGCTGGCATCCTGGTTCCCGCCGCCATTGATAGCTAACCCAACCGCTACCTTAGGTGGCGTGAGGCCGGTCGGATCCGCTTGCATGTCCACGACCATGGCGAGCACACTCTCGCCGAGCAAGCGTAAGTCATCAGGGTCTGAATTCGGGGCTAGGATCACAAATTCATCTTTGCTCAAACGCGCTGCGGTCATGTTGTCGTCGCTGATAATCGTGGTAGTGAGGTTATTCGCAAATTGCTCAACCACACGGTCCCCCGCTTCGAAGCCATGGTTTTTATAGGCCTCCCCAATGAGGTCCACTTTAATTAACGCCATACCGCCAACACCAGACTCGGTTAACCAAGATTTAAGCTGGCCAACATAGAAGCTGCGGTTACCGAGGCCAGATACCGCATCTCGATAGGCGGTTTTACGTAACCGGTCGGCCTCTTTTGCTTGTTGTTCAAAGTAGTTTTTGAGCTGATCGGTCATGACATTAATGGCATTAACCACGGTTTTAAGCTCTGTCGTGGGAGGAAGCGGAATGGGATCACCAAATTTGTTTTTGGCGATTTCGCCCGCTTTGGCCGTAATGCGCGCAAGCGGTCTCAGAGAGCGCTGTAATTGCCAGCCAATGATCACGGACGCAACCAAAAAGATGACCACCATAATGGTCCCCAGTTGGACAAATGATTTCCATAGTTGCTTATATGCATACCCTGGGTGCGCGACCACTTCGACTTCGGCAAGTTGCATCCAACCACTGGTGATGGTTTGTTTTTCTGTGATCACAGGAAAAATATCGAGATCGATAAACCACTGGGGAACGCCCTGAATTTGTACCGGGTACTCGCGAACAATCTCGCTGTTATCTGACAGCAAGGTCAAATTAACCTCGCGGTAAAAGCCGCCATCAAAAAACGCATTGATCACT contains these protein-coding regions:
- a CDS encoding GNAT family N-acetyltransferase translates to MMTSPTLEDFFAPLILRAAHHSHRQLVCVDKDLATVLAGFDETQAPLIVGSAEHGLSWRQAQQKLGQECGHIVVEVNAQFNAEAFCAIVGCCRAGALIVLRIAAGVEDMPPSVQRLLRCLSEDDSVAFHCHWQHRLPRERSVRPQTHSVTQKDAIAAVEKVVTGHRRRPLLLSADRGRGKSAALGMAAANLMMKKPRRIIVSSPSPAHASTLFHHLKATLQVDDAGQKIDYQGSQIRFIAPDALLQDAPAADLLLVDEAAAIPLPIISQWLNQYSRVAIATTEHGYEGTGRAFTLRLKQMLDAEQPQWRTLKLTAPMRWADDDPVERTLNALFLLNGDDDLATERADMLETEWVKNVVIEPISRHQLYQDEACLRQLFTLLIAAHYQTSPNDLARLLDDDALLIFAGWRNDKLVAACVVSQEGGVDWQTCQAVVAGQRRIKGHLFSQSVAAHLGEAEVLHDRLWRVQRIAVSEPYRHQGVGRRLLAVVNQHAAEASVVGVGVSFGATASLTPFWFKQGFKPVKLGLKRDQASGCYSLQMIKPIQPLRWCDLALRLFRQSLPIQMLTSHQRMETDIAMSIIAGLPTTPLPEEVRQQLDGFVAGGVGVDAALSSLQAWLYHHIRCDGKKGENATLPILVSRILLGLPWSVVCTRYQLAGKKDAESRIRDYVHMHLTT
- a CDS encoding DUF342 domain-containing protein — translated: MLDDILRVSQDGQRVYLSAGNVEHTNGQPIEKKQIKDWLVSNQVDGFFCFDDTIESALTKLNASPDDAESEDFIIAERRDATIEARIADDKMTAYLIVNGACGGRGLKADDILSTLRDANIVRGIKKPTLQKLLSASGKLKPGEYLDVPVAFGRQPIAGEDAHLVYLIEDPTERVRRPKQREDGTVDMRDLGEMVMVKQGQPLAKLIPETSGYEGFTVTGSVLSTSSGQPMTLTAHPGSEFSNKDPNILVATMAGIPRLQKDGVAVDDALSLDAVDVGTGHVNFEGSVVIKGDVEVGMKVTASGTVTVGGVVESATITAGADIIVQNGIIGRQVAADSDINCTLIAEGNIVAKFAQYATLCANQNLELTLHAMHCKTHVGQSIIITDATKRKGTLAGGQHEVGEKVQAVIIGASAGAHTYIHCFPRLPILKRELVNLNKSWEEKSAQLDKIQAAEKKLDAVPEEKRDAAMVERISSTREHLSTELSEIEATVEETDAAIESGYKAASIIATKSLLNRVHCTIGEDKHVIHSEHGPSHLFYDNAAIELKPYQANG
- a CDS encoding type I secretion system permease/ATPase — protein: MVKDPLLQSLIYVSRYFGNANSPDALVSGLPISDGYLSPFLLPRAAERAGIVAKEETMPLERLSSLLCPAILLMKDNDACVVLEMDAKKGRAEIVLPHADMTPRWVMLDDLNDAYLGRLFLLKKQYRFDERAPDAQVKDESHWFWGTLWQSRHIYRDVLIASLFINAFAISVPLFSRLVYDKIVPNLAFDSLWVLASGILVIFVFDLLLKLLRSYFIDIAGKKTDLLISSRIYAKVIGVRMDAKPPSVGAFARHMQEFESIREFFTSASISTLIDLPFAIIFLLVIWFVAGPLVIVPIIAVTLLVIHAWLIQKPLRRTIEEGTRLSSQKNANLIESLSGLETIKIFGAESQFQYRWEEAVAHMANWSIKTRRLTDSVHNSASFVQQFVIVSMIVFGVYQIAAGELTMGGLIAASMLSSRAVAPLVQLSLLSTRYHQAKSALDIIDQLMALPTEQTEGKRYIHRPMLRGKIELDNVDFHYPNTTALALRQVSFRIYPGEKVGIIGRVGSGKTTLARLIVGLYSPTQGSVAIDDTDISQLHYIDVRRNVGFVPQEPTLFFGSIRDNMTLGQPLADDIDIMDAATRSGVLSFTQRHASGLERQVGEGGALLSGGQRQAVAIARAFLGRPPVVLLDEPTSQMDNRTEQFIKTQLKDLRREETLILSTHKTSMLDVVDRLIVMEEGCVVADGPKKAVLQALKEGKIRKVG
- a CDS encoding bifunctional diguanylate cyclase/phosphodiesterase, giving the protein MTLFNQIFSWMLVIFFCIVLAVFGIELNTTRNFLLNQQTSDVNNTVNSMGLALAPYLESDDKVAAESVINAFFDGGFYREVNLTLLSDNSEIVREYPVQIQGVPQWFIDLDIFPVITEKQTITSGWMQLAEVEVVAHPGYAYKQLWKSFVQLGTIMVVIFLVASVIIGWQLQRSLRPLARITAKAGEIAKNKFGDPIPLPPTTELKTVVNAINVMTDQLKNYFEQQAKEADRLRKTAYRDAVSGLGNRSFYVGQLKSWLTESGVGGMALIKVDLIGEAYKNHGFEAGDRVVEQFANNLTTTIISDDNMTAARLSKDEFVILAPNSDPDDLRLLGESVLAMVVDMQADPTGLTPPKVAVGLAINGGGNQDASVLLSQADNALSQARNTPEHPVVLIDQSIGDAAMGKQQWKALLHEAVAQELFVFKYQPATDSESNRLHQEVFSAIEKDDQYYGAGHFLGAVEQLQLGETLDKYVITHVLKTLSQDASVGPLAVNLTLSSVTNASFIRWLGTTLYQHRKLAGQLLFEIPEVAFVRHADHTGLLIDQIRQAGFQFGVDNYGRNFQSLDYLQRFKPDYVKIDFAYTSHIEDDAQGHVLASICRTAHNLNITTIATRVETDAQLAHLSELFVNGFQGYIFNNTQDSHG